The genomic region CAGCAATAAGGTCCGAATAGTGGTTCGTACGGATCCTGGTAAGCGGAGCCGACATTATTTCCGGGTCTATCGGCACAAACATTTGCTTGAGAACTACATCTCTTTGCTTCTTAGTATCTCCGTCATCAATTTCTTTGCTCGTCTCGTCAAAACTGACGTCGCGTTTCTGTCTATCAATGATTCTAAATGTCAACTTGTCACCGTCATAACTAGGGTCGAAATCAGGATTTTTGATCACTTCTAAGGACTCTGGGTCGACACCGAACTGTCTTTTCTGTTTGCCGGCTACATCCGAATAGTACTTCCAGCAATCGGGTTTCAAACCTGGGTATTTAGCTTGTAGTTTCAACAATATCTCTACGGATTCAACATGGGCATGCTCTTTAGGCAATCGCATTACTATTCTAGTATATCTAACTAAGCTTTTAATGTCTCTAAACGTCAATTTCAGTCCAGTAGAATTAATGAATTTGGGTAAAACTTCGGTCAAATAATCTTTAGTTTCTAGACTATCACATATGTAAATCACAGCACCGTTAGACAAGTAAATGTCTTGGAATTTAGGAATTATTAAATTTGCAAATCGTTGCATTTTCATATCTTTGTGTAAGTATTCCTTGAACAAATGCTTCAGTCTTCTAATGTGAGTACCTTCTAGCTTATTTTGTGGGTATCCTTCTAATGTAATGGCTACTTTCAGCTCATTTTCCACGTGTAAATAGTTCGTTCTTCTATGATAAGCGATTCCCCTGTTACTATCAATGTTTAGATTACTGCTCCTAGCAATTAAGTTATCGTTGCTCTCAATAAACGACTCAGTCTTATCGGAGACAGCTACTCCTGAAGTTGACGCAATATTACTTTCAAAGTTCTCCTGATCTTTCGCATCAGATTTCTCCGTATCCATTTCAGTTCCATAGTTATTAGTTTCATCAGACCAAACTAATACTTCATCTTTGTCGCTTATGTACTTTACATCTTTGAGTTTCTTTAATATGTCTTTCTGTAGACTGGATTCAAGTTCTTTTTTAACATCATTGGAGTCGTCTTCAACTTCAGGCTCAATAGGACATTCTtcttcctcttcttcttcaatgATATTCTCCTCAGTTTTAACCGGTTCGATTTCTTTGACACTAACATCAGAGGGATTTCTTGGTGTAGCTTCTGCAGACCGTAAGTCATCCAGCAGTTTGACTCTCGAAGCAACGCTTCTCAAATCCTCTTCCATACCAGAAAGAAGACACTCGTAATAAATCTCGGTATAACCAGTCAATTCAAATTCCATCTGTCCGtaatctataacatttttgaATGAAGGACCGCGAATAATTTCCCCAGAAACTCTATCAATGAGAAATGAAGTCAGCTCTACATCTTCAACTGTTTTTTGGGCGTAAATTTTCCATAAATTCGTTTTTAGCATAGGATTGAAATACTGTAGTAGTTTAAACGCATCTTGAGCAGTAGCCGGCCAACAAGACCTAGGTATCTTTAGTACTGCTAGACACAATCTTTTGACTTTAGACTTGAGAAGAACGAGATTAGTGCACATTCTTTCTTGAAGACCAGGAGAAACTCGTACCATCCAGTCCCTAGTATCTACATCTTTACAGATACATACCAACGCTCctctgtttaaataataatctaagAATGACGGGACCCGCTTTAGTAAGCCAGCTTTGAGTTGCATATCTATAACATCTGTAAGGCTACGTTGGAACTGCTCCATTTGTCGAAGTCTCATTTTAGATTTAGGGTAGCCTGCTAAAGCGATTACTAGTTTCAGATCTTCGTCAACGATGTCCATATAGTCAGCGTTTCGAAGTTGGATCAGTCTATTCGTCTCGTCTTCATCATCACTGTCAGTATAAAAGTCACTGTATTTCAAGTCGCAAGTTACCTCACTTCTACATTTACCACATCTTTTGATCTCTTTTTTACTAGTCGCGTCAGATCTCTTGCTGTAAGTATCTGTAACTTTACTGCAGTCAGACTTTTTGGTCGCCTTACTAGGGGTGGTAACATCAGTAGTTTTACTATCGACAATTTTACTCGAATACTCCGACTTTTTATCGGTAATTTTACTATTGACGGACTTATCTCGGTAGTGTTTGTTTTCGCTTCTGTCCTCGGAGCAGAGAACGCAAGTGGATGGGGTGGAGCTACCGTCATCGGTTCTCTGGTGTTCCCAGGATCGCTTGGTCTTGACCTTACAGGAACAGATCGTGGTTTCGTTCTGAAGCAAAACTGTCGATATCGATAGCTGTTTGGTTGCTACACTACTGGTGTTGCCAGATGTGTCGATGTTTCCCATCATGCTCTGGTAGGCAGAAACCTTTTGATTTCTTACCGACTTTCGGTTTTTAGACTCCTCTCCCCAATTTTGACATGATTAATCTGGCAACACTCGTTGATATCTTGCTCTGATGATAATGCATGAAGCGGGGAAGCCCCTACCTAAAGCACGCATGCAATTTTCTTCAACCGAGTTCAAACGCAAATTTTAACCCTGAAATTTTTGGAAAAGCCacactcaaaaacaaacaattttgctgtaaaaatggttaatcattaaattttatgtgtaaccgtaaaacttatttaaatatacgCCCATGAGTAGGTAAAAGGACCATCTAAAGGCGAGATTCCGCCGAAGTTCGGCACTGTGACACACACGTctgtatctcgtggtgtactcgccctagcaaacagtaacacattacGTGCGAACATTTCTTGTCCGCGAAACTGCACTACGCGAATAATTTTGGTGAAATCAAGCCATAAGATGTAGTTATTTTAGTAACAATTTAGTTTGTACATAAtttacgtaaacttttagaGTTCGTTTGCCCTATTTAACATCAAATTTTTATGTACCATCAATCGCGCCGCCGAGAAATCGAGTTTCACAAAACATGCGAGTCGAAAACTCCCTTTTTTGTAACGTTGAAATTGTTGAAAACGTACCCAAACCGTAGTTTTTATCTAAATTTGTCATACCAAGTTTTGTAGTGTAAAAAGCAGTTATGTGAAATGTTGGTAGCCTTTTCTTTCATGCAAATCTACAAACCTATTGAAAATGGTACCCAAAATATAGCAGTGATTTTCAACCTGTGGGCCGCCAAGagccgaaaaaaaattacttcAGTAAAAGAAAAGCAACAAAGATATTagaggtaatatttatttattaactagcttccgccagcggcttcgcccgcgtagagttcggttatatcgcgtttccaagagaattcttcaaaagtccgagataaaaactatcctacgttttttctcaaggtcaactctagaTCTGTACTAATTTTTACTAACATCAGTTCAGTGGTAtagacgtgaaagcgtgacagacagacagagttactttcgcatttataatattagtagggaagtaagataacacaagggaacaagattttGGTTGCATTAAATATTACgactaatattgtatatttttgggctGCTAATTTAAGATCTGAAGTCAGAATTTCTTtatcagctttagtttttgagatatcaacaaaacgtgattttcacaattttattaacaaaaaacagcagaagaacaacaattaagcatcaaaaatctttcttttataagattttctagCTTGATTCGGTTCACTAGGGCTGTCTTTAATGCTACAACAGTAGTTCGCCATCATGTTGGCATTCCAATGACTTTGGGACCGCTTTTCCATAGTCCGAATATCTTGATGGAACCGTTCACCTTGTTCTTCACTGAGATCACCTAGATTTTCAGAGAAATGGTCGAAATGGCTAA from Helicoverpa armigera isolate CAAS_96S chromosome 31, ASM3070526v1, whole genome shotgun sequence harbors:
- the LOC110381640 gene encoding uncharacterized protein LOC110381640 isoform X2, with the translated sequence MLLRKYFSSMQQDEQVQEDIPNGENNMDELLMEDDYGFSDILDPNLHLELESLKLEQLKVREEQLQCKQRVILLKQAERRPMAQMSNRCILPDGKIVVRNVNDRDSRDADVSFSAGAGDSNETTICSCKVKTKRSWEHQRTDDGSSTPSTCVLCSEDRSENKHYRDKSVNSKITDKKSEYSSKIVDSKTTDVTTPSKATKKSDCSKVTDTYSKRSDATSKKEIKRCGKCRSEVTCDLKYSDFYTDSDDEDETNRLIQLRNADYMDIVDEDLKLVIALAGYPKSKMRLRQMEQFQRSLTDVIDMQLKAGLLKRVPSFLDYYLNRGALVCICKDVDTRDWMVRVSPGLQERMCTNLVLLKSKVKRLCLAVLKIPRSCWPATAQDAFKLLQYFNPMLKTNLWKIYAQKTVEDVELTSFLIDRVSGEIIRGPSFKNVIDYGQMEFELTGYTEIYYECLLSGMEEDLRSVASRVKLLDDLRSAEATPRNPSDVSVKEIEPVKTEENIIEEEEEEECPIEPEVEDDSNDVKKELESSLQKDILKKLKDVKYISDKDEVLVWSDETNNYGTEMDTEKSDAKDQENFESNIASTSGVAVSDKTESFIESNDNLIARSSNLNIDSNRGIAYHRRTNYLHVENELKVAITLEGYPQNKLEGTHIRRLKHLFKEYLHKDMKMQRFANLIIPKFQDIYLSNGAVIYICDSLETKDYLTEVLPKFINSTGLKLTFRDIKSLVRYTRIVMRLPKEHAHVESVEILLKLQAKYPGLKPDCWKYYSDVAGKQKRQFGVDPESLEVIKNPDFDPSYDGDKLTFRIIDRQKRDVSFDETSKEIDDGDTKKQRDVVLKQMFVPIDPEIMSAPLTRIRTNHYSDLIADDLKLYVGPSNYPESRIDESLFHSIKRTFEKIVLECLENGELNEETMPKFHDMYLFDGVIFIICQAMESRNWIEQALTQVNSKLHIHLKSTEFRGAVGIISMVCKTDKDTDEVIAILQEQNPRLRTKYWRKISTVRTKTKLDVVLQIDKLSAQVITGQTFNKFIGTSAVQFKLGHLQSLLKPKASLEELSKLHARRLERKLSETETLERSKSKVSMQGPKEKSFDDVKMELKKEYPGLKLEQWSVIAQHEKIAHNVCDLEIDEDSANIIKKQDFELSMGDQKIFFYTGNKMDSDLDPVIIEPDSPKSVDTELILPEQQGYHKIIMKIPLNILPENKDDLNIIFDLLEDKNPGLNTELWQIFTDTVYPSNGKFTVYIDKQSVTVLQGKNFDPSIGGEKIKFFF
- the LOC110381640 gene encoding uncharacterized protein LOC110381640 isoform X1, with protein sequence MMTSRGRNYTQSNEWDSTREDYNSSIFDAQYGDEDTSGEASQLDHCRLYIKNIPKGLNEEGLRSAFAKFGTLTQVFLSRDPQKSYGLVKYETPGEAKLAMMKMNRTEPLRLQINIAYKSKATPAVESRPSRNWQDRNTNASRDRSDRASLSNRDREESGSVASRSRTSRVQEDIPNGENNMDELLMEDDYGFSDILDPNLHLELESLKLEQLKVREEQLQCKQRVILLKQAERRPMAQMSNRCILPDGKIVVRNVNDRDSRDADVSFSAGAGDSNETTICSCKVKTKRSWEHQRTDDGSSTPSTCVLCSEDRSENKHYRDKSVNSKITDKKSEYSSKIVDSKTTDVTTPSKATKKSDCSKVTDTYSKRSDATSKKEIKRCGKCRSEVTCDLKYSDFYTDSDDEDETNRLIQLRNADYMDIVDEDLKLVIALAGYPKSKMRLRQMEQFQRSLTDVIDMQLKAGLLKRVPSFLDYYLNRGALVCICKDVDTRDWMVRVSPGLQERMCTNLVLLKSKVKRLCLAVLKIPRSCWPATAQDAFKLLQYFNPMLKTNLWKIYAQKTVEDVELTSFLIDRVSGEIIRGPSFKNVIDYGQMEFELTGYTEIYYECLLSGMEEDLRSVASRVKLLDDLRSAEATPRNPSDVSVKEIEPVKTEENIIEEEEEEECPIEPEVEDDSNDVKKELESSLQKDILKKLKDVKYISDKDEVLVWSDETNNYGTEMDTEKSDAKDQENFESNIASTSGVAVSDKTESFIESNDNLIARSSNLNIDSNRGIAYHRRTNYLHVENELKVAITLEGYPQNKLEGTHIRRLKHLFKEYLHKDMKMQRFANLIIPKFQDIYLSNGAVIYICDSLETKDYLTEVLPKFINSTGLKLTFRDIKSLVRYTRIVMRLPKEHAHVESVEILLKLQAKYPGLKPDCWKYYSDVAGKQKRQFGVDPESLEVIKNPDFDPSYDGDKLTFRIIDRQKRDVSFDETSKEIDDGDTKKQRDVVLKQMFVPIDPEIMSAPLTRIRTNHYSDLIADDLKLYVGPSNYPESRIDESLFHSIKRTFEKIVLECLENGELNEETMPKFHDMYLFDGVIFIICQAMESRNWIEQALTQVNSKLHIHLKSTEFRGAVGIISMVCKTDKDTDEVIAILQEQNPRLRTKYWRKISTVRTKTKLDVVLQIDKLSAQVITGQTFNKFIGTSAVQFKLGHLQSLLKPKASLEELSKLHARRLERKLSETETLERSKSKVSMQGPKEKSFDDVKMELKKEYPGLKLEQWSVIAQHEKIAHNVCDLEIDEDSANIIKKQDFELSMGDQKIFFYTGNKMDSDLDPVIIEPDSPKSVDTELILPEQQGYHKIIMKIPLNILPENKDDLNIIFDLLEDKNPGLNTELWQIFTDTVYPSNGKFTVYIDKQSVTVLQGKNFDPSIGGEKIKFFF